One genomic window of Tachypleus tridentatus isolate NWPU-2018 chromosome 12, ASM421037v1, whole genome shotgun sequence includes the following:
- the LOC143234788 gene encoding uncharacterized protein LOC143234788 isoform X2: MRPTNTNASSNEAIQNQGNLNSVPVELQTRSRELGLCFSLPFLPRSFLSSDPVLGESYCDCYKEKDHNVECTCGEDDTDFDWVWDHNQRSVNTNLQNGNREVRFHSEYSCGTAAVRGNQAMASNQHYWEIKMTSPVYGTDMMVGVGTETIDLDRHHYTFCSLLGSDCDSWGLSYTGLFHHQGEAQCYAPRFGQGSIIGVHLDMWNGTLSFYKNRQPLGVACSGLKGKTLFPMVSSTAARSGMKVIRTRSFNTSLQYLCCVALRKIVPSELGVLDVLALPPGLSGFLENNLDWLLGAATTSQLCCSANVNSNNKTSSCDSHDENGEKLLNKIQPRLYHGCCHTKGSTVTNSQETSCWTSKCYTSSAGMRSYNAKISSSCNCSKKAVKNKLKPGFFIPNKINISSIADKTFPEKLEINKCPSDSEHSQLSTFVESKSSKQNQVKNCSEQEEYYTDDELPEIKTSPFTQVSLKRRNAVFCNQESNKLKVHCCINPLHYVADPGPSSSGLSYKENSCISDPGPAILPSVQNPDISPLILKAVACSCNSTFSLPFKNSISDCETSFHSKKRKFEVQEEKTDDNSEISDFESSPTTKKAKLMD, translated from the exons ATGAGACCAACTAATACAAATGCTTCTAGTAACGAAGCCATTCAGAATCAAGGAAATTTGAATTCAGTTCCAGTTGAACTGCAAACAAGATCTAGAGAATTAGGATTATGCTTTTCTCTACCATTTTTACCAAGATCATTTCTATCATCTGATCCTGTCTTGGGAGAGTCATACTGTGACTGTTACAAAGAGAAAGACCACAATGTAGAATGTACTTGTGGAGAAGATGATACAG ATTTTGACTGGGTTTGGGACCATAATCAACGGTCAGTCAACACTAATCTTCAAAATGGGAACAGAGAAGTTAGGTTTCATAGTGAATACAGTTGTGGAACAGCAGCAGTTAGAGGGAATCAAGCAATGGCATCTAATCAGCACTACTGGGAGATCAAAATGACTTCTCCTGTGTATGGAACAGATATG ATGGTGGGTGTAGGAACAGAAACTATTGACCTAGATCGGCATCACTACACTTTCTGCAGCTTGTTGGGTTCTGACTGTGATTCATGGGGACTGTCGTACACAGGTTTGTTCCACCATCAGGGAGAAGCTCAATGCTATGCACCCCGGTTTGGTCAAGGAAGCATTATTGGAGTTCATCTTGATATGTGGAATGGTACTTTGTCATTCTATAAAAATCGACAACCATTGG GTGTGGCTTGCAGTGGTTTGAAAggtaaaactttatttccaatgGTTTCTTCCACAGCTGCACGAAGTGGGATGAAAGTTATTCGAACTCGCTCTTTTAACACTTCTCTCCAATACTTGTGCTGTGTAGCATTAAGAAAAATTGTCCCATCAGAGTTAGGAGTTTTAGATGTTTTGGCTTTGCCTCCAGGACTGAGTGGTTTTCTGGAAAACAATTTGGATTGGCTTTTGGGTGCTGCTACGACTTCCCAACTTTGCTGTAGTGCCAAtgttaacagtaataataaaacatctagCTGTGATTCACATGATGAAAATGGTGAAAAACTGCTAAACAAGATTCAGCCTCGACTCTATCATGGCTGTTGTCATACTAAAGGTAGCACTGTGACAAATTCTCAAGAAACTTCATGTTGGACTTCAAAGTGTTATACTTCTTCAGCTGGAATGCGCAGTTATAATGCAAAGATATCCTCATCTTGTAATTGCTCTAAAAAAGCTGTGAAGAATAAATTGAAACCTGGCTTTTTTATTCcaaataagattaatatttcGAGCATTGCAGATAAAACTTTTCCTGagaaattagaaataaacaaGTGTCCTTCTGATAGTGAACATTCCCAACTATCCACTTTTGTTGAAAGCAAATCTAGCAAGCAAAACCAGGTAAAAAACTGCTCAGAACAGGAGGAGTATTATACTGATGATGAACTACCAGAAATTAAAACCTCTCCATTTACACAAGTTTCTCTGAAAAGAAGAAATGCAGTTTTTTGTAACCAAGAAAGTAACAAACTTAAAGTTCATTGTTGCATTAATCCTCTTCATTATGTAGCTGATCCAGGACCAAGTTCAAGTGGCTTGTCTTATAAAGAGAACTCATGTATTTCTGACCCTGGACCTGCAATACTTCCTTCAGTTCAAAATCCAGATATTTCTCCATTAATCCTTAAAGCAGTGGCATGTTCTTGTAACAGTACTTTTTCTCTGCCTTTTAAAAATTCCATTTCTGATTGTGAAACTTCTTTTCATTCAAAAAAACGAAAGTTTGAGGTACAAGAAGAAAAAACTGATGATAATTCTGAGATTTCAGACTTTGAATCTTCACCTACTACAAAAAAAGCTAAATTAATGGATTAa
- the LOC143234788 gene encoding uncharacterized protein LOC143234788 isoform X1 has translation MSEERDEENSSPVTRTFRRRRGHFGHWREMRPTNTNASSNEAIQNQGNLNSVPVELQTRSRELGLCFSLPFLPRSFLSSDPVLGESYCDCYKEKDHNVECTCGEDDTDFDWVWDHNQRSVNTNLQNGNREVRFHSEYSCGTAAVRGNQAMASNQHYWEIKMTSPVYGTDMMVGVGTETIDLDRHHYTFCSLLGSDCDSWGLSYTGLFHHQGEAQCYAPRFGQGSIIGVHLDMWNGTLSFYKNRQPLGVACSGLKGKTLFPMVSSTAARSGMKVIRTRSFNTSLQYLCCVALRKIVPSELGVLDVLALPPGLSGFLENNLDWLLGAATTSQLCCSANVNSNNKTSSCDSHDENGEKLLNKIQPRLYHGCCHTKGSTVTNSQETSCWTSKCYTSSAGMRSYNAKISSSCNCSKKAVKNKLKPGFFIPNKINISSIADKTFPEKLEINKCPSDSEHSQLSTFVESKSSKQNQVKNCSEQEEYYTDDELPEIKTSPFTQVSLKRRNAVFCNQESNKLKVHCCINPLHYVADPGPSSSGLSYKENSCISDPGPAILPSVQNPDISPLILKAVACSCNSTFSLPFKNSISDCETSFHSKKRKFEVQEEKTDDNSEISDFESSPTTKKAKLMD, from the exons gCATTGGAGAGAAATGAGACCAACTAATACAAATGCTTCTAGTAACGAAGCCATTCAGAATCAAGGAAATTTGAATTCAGTTCCAGTTGAACTGCAAACAAGATCTAGAGAATTAGGATTATGCTTTTCTCTACCATTTTTACCAAGATCATTTCTATCATCTGATCCTGTCTTGGGAGAGTCATACTGTGACTGTTACAAAGAGAAAGACCACAATGTAGAATGTACTTGTGGAGAAGATGATACAG ATTTTGACTGGGTTTGGGACCATAATCAACGGTCAGTCAACACTAATCTTCAAAATGGGAACAGAGAAGTTAGGTTTCATAGTGAATACAGTTGTGGAACAGCAGCAGTTAGAGGGAATCAAGCAATGGCATCTAATCAGCACTACTGGGAGATCAAAATGACTTCTCCTGTGTATGGAACAGATATG ATGGTGGGTGTAGGAACAGAAACTATTGACCTAGATCGGCATCACTACACTTTCTGCAGCTTGTTGGGTTCTGACTGTGATTCATGGGGACTGTCGTACACAGGTTTGTTCCACCATCAGGGAGAAGCTCAATGCTATGCACCCCGGTTTGGTCAAGGAAGCATTATTGGAGTTCATCTTGATATGTGGAATGGTACTTTGTCATTCTATAAAAATCGACAACCATTGG GTGTGGCTTGCAGTGGTTTGAAAggtaaaactttatttccaatgGTTTCTTCCACAGCTGCACGAAGTGGGATGAAAGTTATTCGAACTCGCTCTTTTAACACTTCTCTCCAATACTTGTGCTGTGTAGCATTAAGAAAAATTGTCCCATCAGAGTTAGGAGTTTTAGATGTTTTGGCTTTGCCTCCAGGACTGAGTGGTTTTCTGGAAAACAATTTGGATTGGCTTTTGGGTGCTGCTACGACTTCCCAACTTTGCTGTAGTGCCAAtgttaacagtaataataaaacatctagCTGTGATTCACATGATGAAAATGGTGAAAAACTGCTAAACAAGATTCAGCCTCGACTCTATCATGGCTGTTGTCATACTAAAGGTAGCACTGTGACAAATTCTCAAGAAACTTCATGTTGGACTTCAAAGTGTTATACTTCTTCAGCTGGAATGCGCAGTTATAATGCAAAGATATCCTCATCTTGTAATTGCTCTAAAAAAGCTGTGAAGAATAAATTGAAACCTGGCTTTTTTATTCcaaataagattaatatttcGAGCATTGCAGATAAAACTTTTCCTGagaaattagaaataaacaaGTGTCCTTCTGATAGTGAACATTCCCAACTATCCACTTTTGTTGAAAGCAAATCTAGCAAGCAAAACCAGGTAAAAAACTGCTCAGAACAGGAGGAGTATTATACTGATGATGAACTACCAGAAATTAAAACCTCTCCATTTACACAAGTTTCTCTGAAAAGAAGAAATGCAGTTTTTTGTAACCAAGAAAGTAACAAACTTAAAGTTCATTGTTGCATTAATCCTCTTCATTATGTAGCTGATCCAGGACCAAGTTCAAGTGGCTTGTCTTATAAAGAGAACTCATGTATTTCTGACCCTGGACCTGCAATACTTCCTTCAGTTCAAAATCCAGATATTTCTCCATTAATCCTTAAAGCAGTGGCATGTTCTTGTAACAGTACTTTTTCTCTGCCTTTTAAAAATTCCATTTCTGATTGTGAAACTTCTTTTCATTCAAAAAAACGAAAGTTTGAGGTACAAGAAGAAAAAACTGATGATAATTCTGAGATTTCAGACTTTGAATCTTCACCTACTACAAAAAAAGCTAAATTAATGGATTAa